The following proteins are co-located in the Sphingorhabdus lutea genome:
- a CDS encoding phosphoadenylyl-sulfate reductase: MADAARSIDRLDISAHYLAEDIAQYNEQLNGLSSLDAVQKLNELGLLNGAVTVSSFGAESAVLLHLVGQVRPDLPVFFLDTKKHFAETLEYRDILAKHLDLNLIILEPEEVEVTKRDENGLRWSYDPDGCCDIRKVLPLAKGLLPYRASITGRKGFQSSTRNALKIVEFDNSDAMGRLKINPLANWDKERLDAYFTAHNLPRHPLEAQGYPSIGCSPCTSKVAPGEDPRSGRWKGWDKVECGIHAPTDVQNDADNPANAPSF, from the coding sequence ATGGCTGATGCCGCCCGCAGCATTGACCGTTTGGACATTAGCGCCCATTATCTGGCCGAAGATATCGCCCAATATAATGAACAGTTAAATGGCCTAAGCAGTCTTGACGCTGTTCAAAAATTGAACGAATTGGGGTTGCTAAACGGTGCGGTCACCGTGTCATCATTTGGCGCGGAATCGGCGGTTTTATTGCATTTGGTTGGACAAGTGCGTCCTGATTTACCTGTATTTTTCCTTGATACCAAAAAACATTTTGCCGAAACATTGGAATATCGCGATATTTTGGCAAAACATTTGGACCTGAATTTGATTATTTTAGAGCCAGAAGAAGTTGAAGTTACAAAGCGCGATGAAAATGGCCTCCGCTGGTCATATGATCCCGATGGATGTTGTGACATTCGTAAAGTATTGCCATTGGCCAAGGGGTTATTGCCCTATCGCGCGTCGATTACAGGGCGAAAGGGATTTCAATCCTCCACCCGAAATGCCCTGAAAATAGTGGAATTTGACAATAGCGATGCCATGGGCCGATTAAAAATAAACCCGCTGGCCAATTGGGACAAAGAACGGCTTGATGCCTATTTCACCGCACATAACCTGCCCCGCCACCCATTGGAGGCACAGGGTTATCCCTCCATTGGCTGTTCCCCCTGCACCAGCAAAGTTGCACCGGGTGAAGACCCGCGTTCGGGCCGTTGGAAGGGGTGGGACAAGGTTGAATGCGGCATTCATGCGCCCACCGATGTGCAAAATGATGCCGATAATCCGGCAAATGCGCCTAGCTTTTAA
- a CDS encoding DUF934 domain-containing protein → MPNILSYFDGQVTNSAPISLHEFLENGVNDGVSAVRIEPGEDAKLLLPHLDKLSLIDVTFPSFADGRGYSSARLLAEAGFKGELRASGDVLLDQIRHFRRCGFNSFAPNKEIDKASADAAIARFGEVYQIVADNAVPIWKKRHG, encoded by the coding sequence ATGCCTAATATTTTAAGTTATTTTGATGGGCAGGTGACAAATTCTGCGCCCATATCGCTTCATGAATTTTTGGAAAATGGCGTAAATGATGGGGTAAGTGCGGTTCGCATTGAACCGGGCGAGGATGCAAAATTGCTCCTCCCCCATTTGGATAAATTATCCTTAATCGACGTCACATTCCCCAGCTTTGCCGACGGACGCGGCTATTCCTCCGCCCGTTTATTGGCAGAGGCAGGCTTTAAGGGCGAATTACGCGCCAGCGGCGATGTTTTATTGGACCAAATCCGCCATTTTCGCCGTTGTGGTTTTAACAGCTTCGCTCCAAATAAGGAAATAGACAAGGCCTCCGCTGATGCCGCCATTGCTCGCTTTGGCGAGGTATATCAAATTGTCGCCGATAATGCCGTTCCCATTTGGAAAAAACGCCATGGCTGA